Genomic segment of Bacteroidota bacterium:
GTCCATGCTTTAGGTACAAAAATGTCGGAACGAATATTTGCCGGTGGTGGTATGATCAGAGTTCTTTTAACAAGCACTGTATCAACAGTCGTACAACCATTACTGCCTGTAATAGCCACAGTATATTCTGTTTCGCGGTCACTATTAAAGATCGTATGTCGCGTCGTTATAGAACTTAATCCTACCGGCGGTGACCACAGATAACTTACTCCAAAGTCCCTTGCGTCAATATCTAAATTGGTGCCTATTGGCGCTTCTAACGTAGGATAACGGATACCGGGAATAAGCGAATGTACCAGCACATTCACTGCTACAGGTCTGGTAGAGAAGCAAGAATTTACTCCTAATGCCCTGATATAGTATGTACCGGATTGAGCAATAGCCTGCGGATTCGGCAGCGGAATTGTTGCCAATGAATCCAGCCAGAAAGTAAGGATCAATCCCGGTTCACTGCCGGCGATTATTGATGGCCTTGTCAGATCGATCGTTGCAGGTGCACAAACTGCCTGCGGTTGGTTGATAAGTAGAACCGGAGTAGGTTTTACAAAGAGTCCTAATGTTGCCAGGGAATCGCAGCCAACAGAGTTCTGCAGTGTAACCGTATAAGTTCCGGCTGCCGGATATGAGTTACCATTCCATAGATACGGAAGGAAGTTTGCACAGATCGTATCACGGGTAAGAGATGTGGTTACCAGTTTGACAACAAGGTTAAGTGTTGCAATGGAGTCGCATCCTCTTGAATTTGTAAGTGTAACGGAATAGGTACCGGCACTATTATAAGCATTATTGTTCCATAGATACGGCAACTGGTTAGAACAAACCGTATCTCTTGTAAGCGATGTGGTAACAGGATTTATGATAAGATTCAATGTGGCTACTGTATCACATCCACCTGTTGTACCTGGCAGCGTATCAATAAATGTTCCCGCCGTATTATACGGATTGCCGTTCCAGATAAATGGTAGCTGGTTAGAGCATACAGCAGCATTGGTTGTTGATGTAAGTAATGGATTAATTACAAAATTGAGTGTTGCTATCGTGTCACAACCACCCGTTGTACTTGGTAATGTGTCAATATAAGTTCCTGCAGTGCTATATAGATTGCCGTTCCATATATATGGTAACTGGTTAGCACAGACTGCTGCGTTAGTTGTTGATGTAATTAACGGGGTAATTACAAGATTTAAAGTTGCTATTGTGTCACAACCGCCGGTTGTGACAAGTAAAGTATCTATATAAGTGCCTGCTGTATTATACGGATTGCCGTTCCATATATATGGTAACTGATTGGCACAGATATTCGCATTGGTGATTGTGGTAATAAGTGGTGTAATTACAAGGTTCAGTGTTGCTACTGTATCGCAACCGCCGGTTGTGCTTGATAATGTATCAATATAAGTTCCCGCTATATTATATGGGTTGCCGTTCCACATGTATGGTAATTGATTAGCACAAACAGCAGCATTGGTTATTGTGGTTAACAATGGTGTAATTGTTAAGTTCAACGTTGTTACTGTATCACATCCTCCGGTTGTACTTGGTAAAGTATCAATATAAGTTCCTGCTGTGTTATATGGGTTACCGTTCCAGATATATGGCAATTGGTTGGCACAGATATTCGCATTGGTGATTGTGGTAATAAGCGGTGTAATTACAAGGTTCAGTGTAGCTACGGTATCGCAACCACCTGTTGTGCTTGATAATGTATCAATATAAGTTCCCGCTGTATTATATGGATTACCGTTCCATATATATGGTAGCTGATTAGCGCAGACCGTAGCGTTTGTTGTTGATGTAATTAACGGGGTAATTACAAGATTTAGAGTTGCTACTGTGTCACAACCGCCGGTTGTGCTTGATAATGTATCAATATAAGTTCCTGGTAAACTAATTGGATTACCATACCAGATATAAGGTAATTGATTTGCACAAATCGCAGTGTTTGTTATCGATGTCAGTAATGGCATGACAATTAGGTTCAACCTGATAGTATCGGTACAGATACCATTTACAAAAGTATAATCATGTGTACCACTGGCAGTATAGGTTTGACCGGTACGTGGCCATGTATAACTGTTACATGCGGTAACTGTTGTATCGGTGCGGTTACCATTGGTGATAGTTAAGAATAACCTTATCGTATCAGTACAGATACCATTAGCAAAAGTATAATCATGCGTACCGCTGGCAGTATAGGTTTGACCGGTACGTGGCCATGTATAACTGTTACATGCGGTAACTGTTGTATCAGTACGGTTACCATTAGTAATGGTTAAGAATAACCTTATCGTATCGGTACAGATACCATTAGCAAAAGTATAATCATGCGTACCGCTGGCAGTATAGGTTTGACCGGTACGTGGCCAGGTATAGCTGTTACATGCAGTAACTGTTGTATCAGTACGGTTACCATTAGTAATGGTTAAGAATAACCTGATCGTATCGGTACAGATACCATTTACAAAAGTATAATCATGTGTACCGCTGGCAGTATAGGTTTGACCGGTACGTGGCCATGTATAACTGTTACATGCGGTAACTGTTGTATCAGTACGGTTGCCATTGGTGATAGTCAGCAGCAACCTGATTGTATCGGTACAGATACCATTTACAAAAGTATAATCATGCGTACCGCTGGCAGTATAGGTTTGACCGGTACGAGGCCAGGTATAACTGTTACATGCGGTAACTGTTGTATCAGTACGGTTGCCATTGGTGATAGTTAAGAATAACCTTATCGTATCAGTACAGATACCATTAGCAAAAGTATAATCATGCGTACCGCTGGCAGTATAGGTTTGACCGGTACGTGGCCATGTATAACTGTTACATGCGGTAACTGTTGTATCAGTACGGTTGCCATTGGTGATAGTTAAGAATAACCTGATCGTATCGGTACAGATACCATTTACAAAAGTATAATCATGTGTACCGCTGGCAGTATAGGTTTGACCGGTACGTGGCCATGTATAACTGTTACATGCGGTAACTGTTGTATCAGTACGGTTA
This window contains:
- a CDS encoding gliding motility-associated C-terminal domain-containing protein, whose translation is VSATVCASAYPATIFGHVFNAPGTLIDTVASTTGGCDTARTITITTAPLLTTTVSATVCANDFPATIYGHEFNGPGTLIDTVASTTGGCDTARTITITTAPLLTTTVSATVCANDFPATIFGHVFNGPAILIDTVASTTGGCDTARTITITTAPLLTTAVSATVCRYPATIFGHVFNGPGILIDTVASTTGGCDTARTITITTAPLLTTAVSATVCANDFPATIFGHVFNGPGILIDTVASTTGGCDTARTINVTAVPLLTSTLDTTVCNNQLPFIWNGNPINTAGTYIDTLINTSGGCDTVATLNLSITNGNRTDTTVTACNSYTWPRTGQTYTTSGTHDYTFVNGICTDTIRLFLTITNGNRTDTTVTACNSYTWPRTGQTYTTSGTYIYTFPNGICTDTVRLLLTITNGNRTDTTVTACNSYTWPRTGQTYTASGTHDYTFVNGICTDTIRLFLTITNGNRTDTTVTACNSYTWPRTGQTYTASGTHDYTFANGICTDTIRLFLTITNGNRTDTTVTACNSYTWPRTGQTYTASGTHDYTFVNGICTDTIRLLLTITNGNRTDTTVTACNSYTWPRTGQTYTASGTHDYTFVNGICTDTIRLFLTITNGNRTDTTVTACNSYTWPRTGQTYTASGTHDYTFANGICTDTIRLFLTITNGNRTDTTVTACNSYTWPRTGQTYTASGTHDYTFANGICTDTIRLFLTITNGNRTDTTVTACNSYTWPRTGQTYTASGTHDYTFVNGICTDTIRLNLIVMPLLTSITNTAICANQLPYIWYGNPISLPGTYIDTLSSTTGGCDTVATLNLVITPLITSTTNATVCANQLPYIWNGNPYNTAGTYIDTLSSTTGGCDTVATLNLVITPLITTITNANICANQLPYIWNGNPYNTAGTYIDTLPSTTGGCDTVTTLNLTITPLLTTITNAAVCANQLPYMWNGNPYNIAGTYIDTLSSTTGGCDTVATLNLVITPLITTITNANICANQLPYIWNGNPYNTAGTYIDTLLVTTGGCDTIATLNLVITPLITSTTNAAVCANQLPYIWNGNLYSTAGTYIDTLPSTTGGCDTIATLNFVINPLLTSTTNAAVCSNQLPFIWNGNPYNTAGTFIDTLPGTTGGCDTVATLNLIINPVTTSLTRDTVCSNQLPYLWNNNAYNSAGTYSVTLTNSRGCDSIATLNLVVKLVTTSLTRDTICANFLPYLWNGNSYPAAGTYTVTLQNSVGCDSLATLGLFVKPTPVLLINQPQAVCAPATIDLTRPSIIAGSEPGLILTFWLDSLATIPLPNPQAIAQSGTYYIRALGVNSCFSTRPVAVNVLVHSLIPGIRYPTLEAPIGTNLDIDARDFGVSYLWSPPVGLSSITTRHTIFNSDRETEYTVAITGSNGCTTVDTVLVKRTLIIPPPANIRSDIFVPKAWTPNKDGHNDYLKPLTVNIKELKFFRVFNRWGQLVFETNIIGNGWDGIFKGQPQVMDVYTWTLEALGEDGKKYQKAGSAVLIR